Proteins found in one Miscanthus floridulus cultivar M001 chromosome 4, ASM1932011v1, whole genome shotgun sequence genomic segment:
- the LOC136548663 gene encoding transcriptional regulator TAC1-like — protein METVDDGQIKLQQQQQQPCSDNFRLAAAAFSWPPAPPPQVRSSPSSSSSSSYTCGYCKKEFRSAQGLGGHMNVHRLDRARLIHQQYMSHRVAPPPNPNPSCTVLDLGLSLSSLLARGGAAGSDGGLPAVPLEKLGNRFSSTSSAATNDYSDGKNLELRMGACSHGDGTEERLDLQLRLGYSSVRQRNC, from the coding sequence ATGGAAACAGTAGATGACGGCCAAATCaagctgcagcagcagcaacaacagccATGCAGTGACAACTTCAGAttggccgccgccgccttctcATGGCCGCCGGCGCCACCGCCACAGGTAAGGTCGtcgccctcgtcgtcgtcgtcgtcgtcctacaCCTGCGGGTATTGCAAGAAGGAGTTCAGGTCAGCACAAGGGCTGGGAGGCCACATGAACGTCCACAGGTTGGACAGGGCCAGGCTGATCCACCAGCAGTACATGTCACACCGTGTTGCTCCCccacccaaccctaaccctagttgcACAGTTCTTGATCTTGGGCTCAGCTTGTCGTCGCTGCTAGCGCGCGGCGGCGCTGCCGGCAGCGATGGAGGCCTGCCAGCTGTTCCATTAGAAAAGCTGGGCAACCGTTTCTCCTCGACATCGTCCGCCGCGACTAACGACTACTCCGACGGGAAGAACTTGGAGTTGAGGATGGGAGCGTGCAGCCATGGCGATGGCACGGAAGAACGTCTGGATCTTCAGCTTAGACTGGGCTACTCCTCAGTCAGACAGAGGAACTGCTAG